One window from the genome of Actinoplanes teichomyceticus ATCC 31121 encodes:
- a CDS encoding DUF3117 domain-containing protein: MAAMKPRTGDGPLEVTKEGRGIVMRVPLEGGGRLVVEMTPDEANALGDALKSIAG, translated from the coding sequence ATGGCGGCGATGAAGCCGCGGACGGGCGATGGTCCGCTGGAGGTCACCAAAGAGGGTCGTGGCATCGTCATGCGCGTCCCGCTGGAGGGTGGTGGCCGTCTCGTCGTGGAGATGACCCCGGACGAGGCCAACGCACTGGGTGACGCGTTGAAGTCGATCGCCGGCTGA
- a CDS encoding S1C family serine protease, whose product MTDGWNWRRPPTASSVPGGHEPPPSGSPWWTDALQDPWRDPRAPAAVVLPPPPPSGGPALDPVPDPDARGRSYAPVLLICLLTALLAGGIGGTLGFVFAVRGGYVGNVGAPLGAGGQQTPQSVDRAPESLAGVAQRVQPSVVTVHVTGAIGSGFVVSADGYVITNDHVVDGAGESMSVSFSDGSTAGAKLVGRAPESDIAVIKVAKSGLPAVQFGDSDTIAVGDSVLAFGSPLALENTVTYGIVSALDRTIEAGESGGTTRYYAAIQTDAAVNQGNSGGPLVDAGGRVIGVNSVIRSVGGNETEAGNIGLAFAIPINQAKRIAQDIVDTGKARRTVIGAEVSSGGSGSGGAKLRSVEPAGPAAAAGLKAGDVLTKLDGHPLQDGTDLIALVRKHAPGATVAVEYRRGAKNSSASVTLASVTN is encoded by the coding sequence GTGACCGACGGCTGGAACTGGCGCCGGCCACCCACGGCGTCGTCTGTGCCCGGCGGGCACGAGCCGCCGCCGTCCGGGTCGCCCTGGTGGACCGACGCGCTGCAGGACCCCTGGCGTGACCCGCGGGCCCCGGCCGCGGTCGTGCTCCCGCCGCCCCCGCCCTCCGGCGGCCCGGCGCTGGACCCGGTGCCCGACCCGGACGCGCGCGGCCGGTCGTACGCCCCGGTGCTGCTGATCTGCCTGCTCACCGCCCTGCTCGCGGGTGGCATCGGCGGCACGCTCGGGTTCGTCTTCGCGGTCCGCGGCGGTTACGTCGGCAACGTCGGCGCCCCGCTCGGGGCCGGCGGCCAGCAGACCCCGCAGTCGGTCGACCGGGCGCCCGAGTCGCTGGCCGGGGTGGCTCAGCGGGTCCAACCCAGCGTGGTGACGGTGCACGTGACCGGCGCCATCGGCTCCGGGTTCGTGGTCTCCGCCGACGGTTACGTGATCACCAACGACCACGTGGTGGACGGCGCCGGTGAGAGCATGTCGGTGTCCTTCAGCGACGGCTCCACCGCCGGCGCCAAGCTGGTCGGCCGGGCCCCGGAGTCGGACATCGCCGTGATCAAAGTCGCAAAGTCCGGACTGCCCGCGGTGCAGTTCGGTGACTCGGACACGATCGCGGTGGGTGATTCGGTGCTCGCCTTCGGTTCGCCGCTCGCGCTGGAGAACACCGTGACGTACGGCATCGTCAGCGCCCTGGACCGCACCATCGAGGCCGGCGAGTCGGGCGGCACCACGCGGTACTACGCGGCCATCCAGACCGACGCCGCGGTCAACCAGGGAAACTCCGGCGGCCCGCTGGTCGACGCGGGCGGCCGGGTGATCGGGGTGAACTCGGTGATCCGCTCGGTCGGCGGCAACGAGACCGAGGCCGGCAACATCGGCCTCGCCTTCGCCATCCCGATCAACCAGGCCAAGCGGATCGCCCAGGACATCGTCGACACCGGCAAGGCCCGGCGCACGGTCATCGGCGCCGAGGTGAGCAGCGGCGGCAGCGGCTCCGGCGGCGCCAAGCTGCGCTCGGTGGAGCCGGCCGGCCCGGCCGCCGCAGCCGGCCTCAAGGCCGGTGACGTGCTCACCAAGCTCGACGGTCACCCGCTGCAGGACGGCACCGATCTGATCGCCCTGGTGCGCAAGCACGCTCCGGGCGCGACGGTGGCGGTGGAGTACCGCCGCGGCGCCAAGAACTCGTCCGCCTCGGTCACCCTGGCCTCCGTGACGAACTGA
- a CDS encoding DivIVA domain-containing protein, producing the protein MSQLLLFIVVALVVGTIVFGVTVLLSGGDSGLTPVEPDGQSAPLPADRPLGEEDIARARFDTAWRGYRMAQVDQALQRAAYDIGYKGELIGVLEAEVTALREGRLEDADALRAAREAAIAPAAPGAAAKPDAAGEPAPVADDPVVEVAELPPGAGAQPAAADGEPAERR; encoded by the coding sequence ATGAGTCAGCTTCTGCTCTTCATTGTCGTAGCACTGGTCGTCGGGACGATCGTCTTCGGCGTGACCGTTCTGCTGAGCGGGGGCGACTCCGGGCTCACCCCGGTCGAGCCGGACGGCCAGTCGGCGCCGCTGCCCGCCGACCGCCCGCTGGGCGAGGAGGACATCGCCCGGGCCCGGTTCGACACCGCCTGGCGCGGGTATCGGATGGCGCAGGTCGACCAGGCGCTGCAACGCGCGGCGTACGACATCGGCTACAAGGGCGAACTGATCGGGGTGCTGGAGGCCGAGGTGACGGCACTGCGTGAGGGCCGGCTGGAGGACGCGGACGCGCTGCGCGCCGCCCGGGAGGCCGCGATCGCGCCGGCCGCGCCGGGCGCCGCCGCGAAGCCGGACGCGGCCGGGGAACCGGCGCCGGTGGCGGACGATCCGGTGGTGGAGGTCGCCGAGCTGCCACCGGGCGCCGGCGCGCAGCCGGCCGCCGCCGACGGGGAGCCGGCGGAGCGCCGATGA
- a CDS encoding O-methyltransferase, translated as MPFAETYAAEDPILQTARSLANELGLPCVSPGAGSVLRLLAAAGNAKAVVEIGTGTGVSGVWLLRGMRPDGVLTTIDVEHEHQRIARRVFAEAGFAPSRTRIISGRALDVLPRLADGAYDLIFVDADTTEFAACTEAALRLLRPGGVLIVNGVHAGGRITDPAARDVDTLTVRETVRAISESEDWIPAVISSGAGLLTAVKQG; from the coding sequence ATGCCGTTCGCCGAGACCTACGCCGCCGAGGACCCGATCCTGCAGACGGCCCGCTCGCTGGCGAACGAGCTCGGCCTGCCCTGCGTCTCGCCCGGCGCCGGCTCGGTGCTGCGTCTGCTGGCCGCCGCCGGCAACGCCAAGGCGGTGGTCGAGATCGGCACCGGCACCGGCGTGAGCGGTGTCTGGCTGCTGCGCGGCATGCGCCCGGACGGGGTGCTCACCACCATCGACGTCGAGCACGAGCACCAGCGGATCGCCCGGCGGGTGTTCGCCGAGGCCGGCTTCGCGCCGTCGCGGACCAGGATCATCAGCGGTCGCGCGCTGGACGTGCTGCCCCGGCTCGCCGACGGGGCGTACGACCTGATCTTCGTGGACGCGGACACCACCGAGTTCGCCGCGTGCACCGAGGCGGCGCTGCGGCTGCTGCGCCCGGGTGGCGTGCTGATCGTCAACGGGGTGCACGCGGGCGGCCGGATCACCGATCCGGCCGCCCGGGACGTGGACACCCTGACCGTGCGGGAGACGGTGCGGGCGATCAGCGAGTCCGAGGACTGGATCCCCGCGGTCATCTCCTCGGGCGCCGGGTTGCTGACCGCGGTCAAGCAGGGCTGA
- a CDS encoding leucyl aminopeptidase family protein, whose product MRLTDEFDDARTWVVPVGDDVPPGDVGAEVAALAAQTPGADRAGEVTVLPRPLRRPGRVLLAGTGDGDEAGWRAAGAAVVRALKDDEPAQVRLPADLDPAALRGLAEGLWLGGYRYREAPTPPRTAAVELVTATASRYDRSLAQAQATATATWLARDLTNTPSSTKNPEWFAGQVVDAAAGVTGLNVTVLAGDQLERFGGLRAVGAGSVSPPRFVEISWTPPSVPAPRHVVLVGKGITFDTGGISIKPREGMRLMKKDMGGAAAVLGATLAAAELALPVRVTALLPLAENAIGAAAFRPGDIIRHYDGTTSESTNSDAEGRLVLADALGYAAERLAPDTIIVLATLTGANAVALGKRTAALYSEDDTLARALESAGTAAGERMWRLPLPADYVEYLRSDIADRHSSPGQVHSVVAALYLREFMGGVKSWAHLDMSAPAWAEAHDLELTKGATGWGARMLVRYLSALSPA is encoded by the coding sequence ATCCGGTTGACTGATGAGTTCGACGACGCACGCACGTGGGTGGTGCCGGTCGGCGACGACGTGCCGCCCGGCGACGTCGGCGCCGAGGTGGCCGCGCTGGCGGCGCAGACGCCCGGCGCGGACCGCGCCGGTGAGGTCACCGTCCTGCCACGCCCGCTGCGCCGGCCCGGCCGGGTCCTGCTCGCCGGCACCGGCGACGGCGACGAGGCCGGCTGGCGGGCCGCCGGCGCCGCCGTCGTCCGCGCGCTCAAGGACGACGAGCCGGCCCAGGTCCGGCTCCCGGCCGATCTGGACCCGGCCGCGCTGCGCGGCCTCGCCGAGGGCCTCTGGCTCGGCGGCTACCGCTACCGCGAGGCGCCGACCCCGCCCCGGACCGCCGCGGTGGAGCTGGTCACCGCCACCGCCTCCCGGTACGACCGGAGCCTCGCCCAGGCGCAGGCCACCGCCACCGCCACCTGGCTGGCCCGCGACCTCACCAACACCCCGTCGTCCACGAAGAACCCGGAGTGGTTCGCCGGCCAGGTGGTCGACGCCGCGGCCGGGGTGACCGGGCTGAACGTGACCGTCCTCGCCGGTGACCAGCTGGAGCGCTTCGGTGGCCTGCGGGCGGTCGGCGCGGGCTCGGTCTCGCCGCCGCGCTTCGTCGAGATCTCCTGGACGCCCCCGTCGGTGCCGGCGCCCCGGCACGTGGTGCTGGTCGGCAAGGGCATCACCTTCGACACCGGCGGCATCTCGATCAAGCCGCGCGAGGGGATGCGGCTGATGAAGAAGGACATGGGCGGAGCCGCCGCCGTGCTCGGCGCCACGCTGGCCGCCGCCGAGCTCGCGCTGCCGGTCCGGGTCACCGCGCTGCTGCCGCTGGCCGAGAACGCGATCGGCGCGGCGGCGTTCCGGCCCGGCGACATCATCCGGCACTACGACGGCACCACCAGCGAGAGCACCAACTCGGACGCCGAGGGCCGGCTGGTGCTGGCCGACGCGCTCGGGTACGCCGCCGAGCGGCTCGCGCCCGACACGATCATCGTGCTGGCCACCCTGACCGGGGCGAACGCGGTCGCGCTCGGCAAGCGGACGGCCGCGCTGTACAGCGAGGACGACACGCTGGCGCGGGCGCTGGAGTCAGCCGGCACGGCAGCCGGCGAGCGGATGTGGCGGCTGCCGCTGCCCGCCGACTACGTCGAGTACCTGCGCAGCGACATCGCCGACCGGCACAGCTCGCCGGGGCAGGTGCACTCCGTGGTCGCCGCGCTCTACCTGCGCGAGTTCATGGGCGGCGTGAAGTCCTGGGCGCACCTGGACATGTCCGCCCCGGCCTGGGCCGAGGCCCACGACCTGGAGCTGACCAAGGGCGCCACCGGCTGGGGCGCGCGGATGCTGGTGCGGTACCTGAGCGCGCTCAGCCCTGCTTGA
- a CDS encoding SRPBCC family protein: protein MSYDPAGGADDAARPGAGEVTATVIVNAPAEKVFAAFLRWERQSEWIPLTRVRVVEGDGGEGSLVEAVTALGPAVLRDELRVVRVNAPYEVRVVHCGKVLRGPGAMRCTAMSGDRTQVVLHEWFHLPSGPAGKLAWPVLWPGSKLGFTGALRKFGRLVEEGRLP, encoded by the coding sequence ATGAGCTACGACCCTGCCGGAGGCGCCGACGACGCCGCCCGTCCCGGAGCCGGTGAGGTCACCGCCACGGTGATCGTGAACGCTCCGGCGGAGAAGGTCTTCGCCGCGTTCCTGCGCTGGGAGCGGCAGTCCGAGTGGATCCCGCTCACCCGGGTCCGCGTGGTCGAGGGGGACGGCGGCGAGGGCAGCCTGGTCGAGGCGGTCACCGCGCTCGGCCCGGCGGTGCTGCGCGACGAGCTGCGCGTGGTCCGGGTGAACGCGCCGTACGAGGTCCGCGTCGTGCACTGCGGCAAGGTGCTGCGCGGCCCGGGCGCGATGCGGTGCACGGCGATGTCCGGCGACCGCACCCAGGTCGTCCTGCACGAGTGGTTCCACCTGCCGTCCGGGCCGGCCGGGAAACTCGCCTGGCCGGTGCTCTGGCCGGGCTCCAAGCTCGGCTTCACCGGCGCGCTGCGGAAGTTCGGCCGGCTGGTCGAGGAGGGCCGGCTGCCGTGA
- a CDS encoding enoyl-CoA hydratase-related protein → MTDVLLVDRTDAVVTLTLNRPEAMNSFTVELKEALQDTLAALETDRSCRAIVLAGAGGAFSGGQDLREHAALLERGATDLNTVQVHYNPIAQRLASMPKPVVAAVRGMAAGAGASLALLADFRIGGPKTSFLMAFANVGLAGDSGISWSLPRIVGHARAVELLLLAEPVRAQRAYEIGMLSRLLEDDEQVLPAAQELAARLAAGPTVAYGAIKRELSIGDAGTLSDALAAEAQAQSICGATADHRNAVHAFVNKRKPVYEGR, encoded by the coding sequence ATGACCGACGTGCTCCTCGTCGACCGCACCGACGCGGTCGTCACACTGACCCTGAACCGCCCCGAGGCGATGAACTCCTTCACCGTGGAACTCAAGGAGGCCCTCCAGGACACCCTGGCCGCTCTGGAGACCGACCGGTCCTGCCGGGCGATCGTGCTGGCCGGTGCCGGTGGCGCCTTCAGCGGCGGCCAGGACCTGCGGGAGCACGCGGCGCTGCTGGAGCGGGGCGCCACCGACCTGAACACCGTCCAGGTGCACTACAACCCGATCGCGCAGCGGCTGGCCAGCATGCCCAAGCCGGTGGTCGCGGCGGTGCGCGGGATGGCCGCCGGGGCGGGCGCCTCGCTGGCGCTGCTCGCCGACTTCCGGATCGGCGGGCCGAAGACGTCGTTCCTGATGGCCTTCGCCAACGTCGGCCTGGCCGGCGACAGCGGCATCTCGTGGTCGCTGCCGCGGATCGTCGGGCACGCCCGGGCGGTCGAGCTGCTGCTGCTGGCCGAGCCGGTGCGGGCCCAGCGGGCGTACGAGATCGGCATGCTGTCGCGGCTGCTGGAGGACGACGAGCAGGTGCTGCCGGCGGCTCAGGAGCTGGCCGCGCGGCTGGCGGCCGGCCCGACCGTGGCGTACGGCGCGATCAAGCGGGAGCTGTCCATCGGTGACGCCGGGACGCTGTCCGACGCGCTCGCCGCCGAGGCTCAGGCCCAGTCGATCTGCGGGGCCACCGCGGACCACCGCAACGCCGTGCACGCCTTCGTCAACAAGCGCAAGCCGGTGTACGAGGGGCGCTAG
- a CDS encoding DNA-3-methyladenine glycosylase I, which produces MTDDLVTGADGRARCFWGGSAPEYSAYHDEEWGKPVRGDDQLFERLTLEAFQSGLSWITILRKRPAFRAAFDGFSIAKVAAYTAADAERLMADPGIVRNRMKVDAALHNAKVAAELAPGGLTELLWSFAPPPRPRPADRGGVPAVTPESTAMAKTLKKRGFKFVGPTTAYALMQATGMVDDHVRGCWVPPVTAASGA; this is translated from the coding sequence GTGACCGACGACCTCGTGACGGGCGCGGACGGCCGGGCCCGGTGCTTCTGGGGCGGCAGCGCGCCGGAGTACTCGGCGTACCACGACGAGGAGTGGGGCAAGCCGGTCCGCGGCGACGACCAGCTCTTCGAGCGGCTCACCCTGGAGGCCTTCCAGTCCGGCCTGTCGTGGATCACCATCCTGCGCAAACGGCCGGCGTTCCGGGCCGCCTTCGACGGCTTCTCGATCGCCAAGGTGGCGGCGTACACCGCGGCCGACGCGGAGCGGCTGATGGCCGACCCGGGCATCGTCCGGAACCGGATGAAGGTCGACGCCGCGCTGCACAACGCGAAGGTCGCCGCCGAGCTGGCGCCCGGCGGGCTGACCGAGCTGCTCTGGTCGTTCGCCCCGCCGCCCCGGCCGCGGCCGGCGGACCGCGGTGGCGTGCCGGCCGTGACGCCGGAGTCCACGGCCATGGCCAAGACGCTCAAGAAGCGCGGCTTCAAGTTCGTCGGCCCCACCACCGCGTACGCGTTGATGCAGGCCACCGGTATGGTCGACGACCATGTGCGCGGCTGTTGGGTCCCACCGGTCACCGCCGCTTCCGGCGCGTGA
- a CDS encoding 2-oxoacid:acceptor oxidoreductase subunit alpha has protein sequence MAAPAKRVEQLDRVVIRFAGDSGDGMQLTGDRFTSETAQLGNDISTLPNFPAEIRAPAGTLPGVSSFQVHFADYDILTPGDAPNVLVAMNPAALKANLPELPAGADIIVNTDEFTKRNLAKVGYPVSPLEDGSLAEYAVHPVALTSMTVGALADHGISKKDAERAKNMFALGLLSWMYSRPFASTLRFLERKFAKRPELVEANKAAFRAGWNYGETTEAFAVRYEVKPARMQPGTYRNITGNQALALGLVAATVRSRLPLFLGAYPITPASDILHELSKHKRFGITTMQAEDEIAAVGAALGASYGGALGVTTTSGPGVALKSETISLAIALELPLVIVDVQRAGPSTGMPTKTEQADLNMALYGRHGEAPLAVIAPKSPSDCFHAALEAARIALTYRTPVILLSDNYVANGSEPWLLPAVDELPDLSVEFATVPNAEDGKFLPYLRDPETLARPWAIPGTPGLEHRIGGLEKADRTGDISYDPANHEFMVRTRAARIEAIRVPDVEIEDPDEDARVLVLGWGSTYGPIGAACRALRQRGLTIAQAHLRHLAPLPANLGEVLKSYDRVVVPEMNLGQLAHVIRARYLVDVVPFNQVSGLPFTAATLENMLEDVVKNG, from the coding sequence GTGGCCGCTCCCGCGAAGCGAGTCGAGCAGCTGGACCGGGTGGTGATCCGATTCGCCGGTGACTCCGGCGATGGTATGCAGCTCACCGGAGACCGGTTCACCTCGGAGACCGCCCAGCTGGGCAACGACATCTCGACGTTGCCCAACTTCCCCGCCGAGATCCGCGCCCCCGCGGGCACCCTGCCGGGCGTCTCCAGTTTCCAGGTCCATTTCGCCGACTACGACATCCTGACCCCGGGCGACGCGCCGAACGTGCTGGTCGCGATGAACCCGGCCGCGCTCAAGGCGAACCTGCCGGAACTACCGGCCGGCGCGGACATCATCGTCAACACCGACGAGTTCACCAAGCGCAACCTGGCCAAGGTGGGTTACCCGGTGAGCCCGCTGGAGGACGGCTCGCTGGCCGAGTACGCCGTGCACCCGGTGGCCCTGACCTCGATGACCGTCGGTGCGCTGGCCGACCACGGCATCTCGAAGAAGGACGCCGAGCGCGCCAAGAACATGTTCGCGCTCGGCCTGCTCAGCTGGATGTACTCGCGTCCGTTCGCCTCCACCCTGCGGTTCCTGGAGCGCAAGTTCGCCAAGCGGCCGGAGCTGGTCGAGGCGAACAAGGCGGCGTTCCGGGCCGGCTGGAACTACGGCGAGACCACCGAGGCGTTCGCGGTGCGCTACGAGGTCAAGCCGGCCCGGATGCAGCCCGGGACGTACCGCAACATCACCGGCAACCAGGCGCTCGCGCTCGGGCTGGTGGCCGCCACGGTGCGCTCCCGGCTGCCGCTGTTCCTCGGGGCGTACCCGATCACCCCGGCCTCGGACATCCTGCACGAGCTGTCCAAGCACAAGCGGTTCGGCATCACCACGATGCAGGCCGAGGACGAGATCGCGGCGGTCGGGGCGGCGCTCGGCGCGTCGTACGGCGGGGCGCTGGGCGTGACCACCACCTCCGGTCCCGGCGTGGCGCTCAAGAGCGAGACCATCTCGCTGGCGATCGCGCTGGAGCTGCCGCTGGTCATCGTGGACGTGCAGCGGGCCGGGCCGTCGACCGGCATGCCGACCAAGACCGAGCAGGCCGACCTGAACATGGCGCTCTACGGCCGGCACGGCGAGGCGCCGCTCGCGGTGATCGCGCCCAAGTCGCCGTCGGACTGTTTCCACGCCGCGTTGGAGGCGGCGCGGATCGCTCTGACGTACCGCACGCCGGTCATCCTGCTGTCGGACAACTACGTGGCCAACGGCTCCGAGCCGTGGCTGCTGCCGGCCGTCGACGAGCTGCCCGACCTGTCGGTGGAGTTCGCCACGGTGCCTAACGCCGAGGACGGGAAGTTCCTGCCGTACCTGCGCGACCCCGAGACGCTGGCCCGGCCGTGGGCGATCCCCGGCACCCCGGGCCTGGAGCACCGCATCGGCGGCCTGGAGAAGGCCGACCGGACCGGGGACATCTCCTACGACCCGGCCAACCACGAGTTCATGGTGCGGACCCGGGCGGCCCGGATCGAGGCGATCCGGGTGCCGGACGTGGAGATCGAGGACCCGGACGAGGACGCGCGGGTGCTCGTGCTGGGCTGGGGGTCGACGTACGGGCCGATCGGCGCCGCCTGCCGTGCGCTGCGCCAGCGCGGGCTGACCATCGCACAGGCGCACCTGCGGCACCTGGCGCCGTTGCCGGCCAACCTCGGTGAGGTTCTCAAGTCCTACGACCGGGTGGTGGTCCCCGAGATGAATCTCGGTCAGCTCGCCCACGTGATCCGGGCGCGCTACCTGGTCGATGTGGTCCCCTTCAACCAGGTCAGCGGCCTGCCGTTCACCGCCGCGACGCTGGAGAACATGCTGGAGGACGTGGTCAAGAATGGCTAG
- a CDS encoding 2-oxoacid:ferredoxin oxidoreductase subunit beta, which yields MASPAIPLKLTMKDFKSDQEVRWCPGCGDYAILAAVQSFMPELGIPRENIVFVSGIGCSSRFPYYMNTYGMHSIHGRAPAIATGLSASRPDLSVWVVTGDGDALSIGGNHLIHALRRNVNLKILLFNNRIYGLTKGQYSPTSELGKVTKSTPAGSADSPFNPISLALGAEATFVARTIDSDRKHLQSVLRAAADHEGSAFVEIYQNCNIFNDGAFDLIKDAESRDEHLIRLEQGRPITFGTGDRFSVVHPEGSFGLRVQEGGTAIVHDATIDDPAYAFALSRLSGSDLNTTPIGVFRDVQRPSYDEIVRKQLLDARAQATGTPEEMLSDLLSSGDTWTIL from the coding sequence ATGGCTAGCCCGGCAATACCCCTCAAACTCACCATGAAGGACTTCAAGTCCGACCAGGAGGTGCGCTGGTGTCCGGGGTGCGGTGACTACGCGATCCTGGCGGCCGTCCAGAGCTTCATGCCGGAGCTGGGCATCCCGCGGGAGAACATCGTGTTCGTCTCCGGGATCGGCTGCTCCTCGCGCTTCCCGTACTACATGAACACCTACGGGATGCACTCGATCCACGGCCGCGCCCCGGCGATCGCGACCGGGCTGTCCGCGTCCCGCCCGGACCTGAGCGTCTGGGTGGTCACCGGCGACGGCGACGCGCTCTCGATCGGCGGCAACCACCTGATCCACGCGCTGCGCCGCAACGTCAACCTCAAGATCCTGCTGTTCAACAACCGGATCTACGGCCTGACCAAGGGGCAGTACTCGCCGACCTCCGAACTCGGCAAGGTCACCAAGTCCACGCCGGCCGGCTCGGCGGACTCGCCGTTCAACCCGATCTCGCTCGCGCTCGGCGCCGAGGCGACGTTCGTCGCCCGGACCATCGACTCCGACCGCAAGCACCTGCAGTCGGTGCTGCGGGCCGCGGCCGACCACGAGGGCTCGGCGTTCGTCGAGATCTACCAGAACTGCAACATCTTCAACGACGGGGCGTTCGACCTGATCAAGGACGCCGAGTCGCGCGACGAGCACCTGATCCGCCTGGAGCAGGGCCGGCCGATCACCTTCGGGACCGGCGACCGGTTCTCGGTCGTGCACCCCGAGGGCAGCTTCGGGCTGCGGGTGCAGGAGGGCGGCACGGCGATCGTGCACGACGCCACGATCGACGACCCGGCGTACGCGTTCGCCCTGAGCCGCCTCTCCGGCTCCGACCTGAACACCACGCCGATCGGGGTGTTCCGCGACGTGCAGCGGCCGTCCTACGACGAGATCGTCCGCAAACAGCTGCTCGACGCGCGGGCGCAGGCCACCGGCACGCCGGAGGAGATGCTCAGCGACCTGCTGAGCTCCGGCGACACCTGGACGATCCTCTGA
- a CDS encoding PaaX family transcriptional regulator, with translation MQARSALFDLYGDYLRTRGSRAPVAALVRLLAPLDIAAPAVRTAVSRMVRQGWLHPLRLASGPGYLLTPKAARRLDEAAARVYRTGRGGWDGRFDMVVLHDAPLARRDADRLAYLGYGALGPQVWVAPRASDELETALQEAGAGYERFSAGHTAGSAGAAGIVARAWDMDRIGQSYQDFEERLRPVVRAVTARSSDEEAYAARFRLVHAWRSFLFHDPQLPAPLLPPGWPGIRAAAFFDKHAARLRPAADRYVERCLQTTGRSARVGFSEP, from the coding sequence ATGCAGGCGCGGTCCGCACTCTTCGACCTGTACGGCGATTACCTGCGCACCCGGGGCTCGCGCGCCCCGGTCGCCGCCCTGGTGCGGCTGCTCGCCCCGCTGGACATCGCGGCGCCGGCGGTCCGCACCGCAGTGTCGCGTATGGTGCGACAGGGCTGGCTCCATCCACTGCGTCTGGCTTCCGGACCGGGCTATCTGCTCACCCCCAAGGCGGCGCGGCGGCTGGACGAGGCGGCCGCACGGGTCTACCGCACCGGCCGCGGCGGCTGGGACGGCCGCTTCGACATGGTCGTGCTGCACGATGCGCCGCTGGCCCGGCGCGACGCGGACCGACTGGCCTACCTGGGGTACGGCGCGCTCGGTCCGCAGGTGTGGGTCGCCCCGCGCGCGTCCGACGAGCTGGAGACGGCGTTGCAGGAGGCCGGCGCCGGCTACGAGCGGTTCAGCGCCGGGCACACGGCCGGCTCGGCGGGCGCCGCCGGGATCGTCGCCCGGGCGTGGGACATGGACCGGATCGGACAGTCGTACCAGGACTTCGAGGAGCGGCTGCGGCCGGTCGTCCGGGCGGTGACGGCGCGCAGCTCCGACGAGGAGGCGTACGCCGCCCGGTTCCGCCTGGTGCACGCCTGGCGCTCGTTCCTCTTCCACGACCCGCAGCTGCCGGCCCCGCTGCTGCCCCCCGGGTGGCCCGGCATCCGCGCCGCCGCCTTCTTCGACAAGCACGCCGCCCGGCTGCGCCCGGCCGCCGACCGTTACGTCGAACGCTGCCTGCAGACGACCGGCAGGAGCGCTCGTGTGGGATTCTCGGAGCCATGA
- the ndhC gene encoding NADH-quinone oxidoreductase subunit A: MSGYLGSYATLGLVLAAGVLLFVAAFGANRLLRPAHPAEPAGKRVPYESGIDPVGGDWAQAQIRYYVYAYLYVLFAVEAVFLFPWAVIFDRPGFGGAAIAEMGVFVAVLALGILYAWRKRILTWT, from the coding sequence GTGAGCGGATATCTGGGCTCGTACGCCACCCTCGGCCTGGTGCTGGCCGCCGGGGTGCTGCTGTTCGTGGCCGCGTTCGGGGCCAACCGCCTGCTGCGCCCGGCCCACCCGGCCGAGCCGGCGGGCAAGCGGGTGCCGTACGAGAGCGGGATCGACCCGGTCGGCGGCGACTGGGCGCAGGCGCAGATCCGGTATTACGTCTATGCGTACCTTTATGTGCTGTTCGCGGTGGAAGCCGTTTTCCTCTTCCCGTGGGCGGTGATCTTCGACCGTCCCGGGTTCGGCGGCGCCGCGATCGCCGAGATGGGCGTCTTCGTCGCGGTCCTCGCGCTCGGCATCCTGTACGCCTGGCGCAAGCGAATCCTGACCTGGACCTGA